A single region of the Thermoanaerobacterium aotearoense genome encodes:
- a CDS encoding DUF1667 domain-containing protein: MVKKELTCIVCPNCCRLVVEIEENKIVNVSGYECKRGLKYAEDEIIAPKRTLTTIVKAEMGHLPVVSVRTKEPIPKELIGKAVLELSKITLKPPINVGDVVVKNILDTGVDVIATRNLYSK, encoded by the coding sequence ATGGTGAAAAAAGAATTAACATGTATTGTCTGCCCTAATTGTTGTCGCTTGGTTGTGGAAATTGAAGAAAATAAAATCGTAAATGTCAGTGGATACGAATGCAAAAGAGGCTTAAAGTACGCTGAAGATGAGATAATTGCTCCTAAAAGGACTTTGACTACGATAGTAAAAGCTGAAATGGGGCATCTTCCAGTAGTTTCTGTAAGGACTAAAGAGCCAATTCCAAAAGAGCTTATTGGCAAAGCTGTGCTGGAGCTATCTAAAATTACCTTAAAGCCGCCTATTAATGTAGGAGATGTTGTTGTCAAAAACATATTGGATACTGGTGTGGATGTTATTGCAACGCGAAATCTCTACAGCAAGTAA